A genomic region of Balaenoptera acutorostrata chromosome 4, mBalAcu1.1, whole genome shotgun sequence contains the following coding sequences:
- the EIF4G1 gene encoding eukaryotic translation initiation factor 4 gamma 1 isoform X5, producing the protein MNKAPQPTGPPPAPSPGLPQGRSTYVVPTQQYPVQPGAPSFYPGASPTEFGTYAGAYYPAQGVQQFPTGVAPPPVLMSQPPQIAPKRERKTIRIRDPNQGGKDITEEIMSGARTASTPTPPQTGGGLEPQANGETPQVAVVVRPDDRSQGAVIGERPGLPGPEHSPSESQPSSPSPTPSPPPVLEPGSEPNLTVLPIPGDSMTTGMIQTSVEESTPMPSETGEPYCLSPEPTPLAEPILEVEVTLSKPVPESEFSSSPLQVPTPLASHKVEILPEPNGTVLSENLEPELESSLELAPLPPPACPSESPMPIAPTAQPEELLNGAPSPPAVDLSPVSEPEEQAKDATALVAPPTILSATPAVAPPAASPAQEEDMEEEEEEEEEGEAEGEKGGEEPLPLESTPVPAHLSQNLEVASVTQVAVSVPKRRRKIKELNKKEAVGDLLDAFKEVNPGVSEVENQPPVGNNPSPEPEGSSVPPRPEEADETWDSKEDKIQNAENIQPGEQKYEYKSDQWKPLNLEEKKRYDREFLLGFQFIFASMQKPEGLPHISDVVLDKANKTPLRPLDPSRLQGINCGPDFTPSFANLGRPALSSRGPPRGGPGGELPRGPQAGLGPRRSQQGPRKEPRKIIATVSMTEDIKLNKAEKAWKPSSKRAVAEKDRGEEDADGSKTQDLFRRVRSILNKLTPQMFQQLMKQVTQLAIDTEERLKGVIDLIFEKAISEPNFSVAYANMCRCLMALKVPTTEKPTVTVNFRKLLLNRCQKEFEKDKDDDEVFEKKQKEMDEAATAEERGRLKEELEEARDIARRRSLGNIKFIGELFKLKMLTEAIMHDCVVKLLKNHDEESLECLCRLLTTIGKDLDFEKAKPRMDQYFNQMEKIIKEKKTSSRIRFMLQDVLDLRRSNWVPRRGDQGPKTIDQIHKEAELEEHREHIKVQQLMAKGSDKRRGGPPGPPISRGLPLVDDGGWNTVPISKGSRPIDTSRLTKITKPGSIDSNNQLFAPGGRLSWGKGSSGGSGAKPSDAASEAARPATSTLNRFSALQQAVPTESTDNRRVIQRSSLSRERGEKAGDRGDRLERSERGGDRGDRLDRARTPATKRSFSKEVEERSRERPSQPEGLRKAASLTEDRDRGRDAVKREAALPPVSPPRAALSEEELEKKSRAIIEEYLHLNDMKEAVQCVQELASPSLLFIFVRHGIESTLERSAIAREHMGRLLHQLLCAGHLSTAQYYQGLYEILELAEDMEIDIPHVWLYLAELVTPILHEGGVPMGELFREITKPLRPLGKAASLLLEILGLLCKSMGPKKVGTLWREAGLSWKEFLPEGQDVSAFVTAQKVEYTLGEESEAPGQRLLSSEELSKQLEKLLKEGSSNQRVFDWIEANVNEQQVASNTLVRALMTTVCYSAIIFETPLRVDVAVLKARAKLLQKYLCDEQKELQALYALQALVVTLEQPPNLLRMFFDALYDEDVVKEDAFYSWESSKDPAEQQGKGVALKSVTAFFKWLREAEEEESDHN; encoded by the exons ATGAACAAAGCTCCACAGCCCACAggccccccacctgccccatcccCTGGACTCCCACAG GGGCGTTCCACATATGTTGTCCCGACACAGCAGTATCCTGTGCAGCCGGGAGCCCCAAGCTTCTATCCGGGTGCAAGCCCTACAGAGTTTGGGACCTACG CTGGCGCCTACTACCCAGCCCAGGGTGTGCAGCAGTTCCCCACTGGAGTGGCTCCCCCGCCGGTTTTGATGAGCCAGCCACCCCAGATCGCTCCCAAGAGGGAGCGGAAGACG atccGAATTCGAGACCCAAACCAAGGAGGGAAGGATATCACGGAGGAGATCATGTCTGGGGCCCGCACTGCCTccacacccacccctccccag ACGGGAGGTGGTCTGGAGCCTCAGGCTAATGGGGAGACACCCCAGGTTGCTGTTGTTGTCCGGCCAG ATGACCGGTCGCAGGGAGCAGTCATTGGGGAGCGGCCAGGGCTGCCTGGCCCAGAGCACAGCCCTTCAGAATCCCAGCCTTCATCACCTTCTCCGACCCCATCACCACCCCCAGTCTTGGAACCGGGGTCTGAGCCTAATCTCACAGTCCTCCCTATTCCTGGGGACAGTATGACAACGGGGATGATACAAACATCTGTAGAAGAATCAACCCCCATGCCCTCTGAAACTGGGGAGCCATATTGCCTCTCTCCAGAACCCACTCCCCTCGCTGAACCCATACTGGAAGTAGAAGTGACACTCAGCAAACCAGTTCCAGAATCTGAGTTCTCTTCCAGTCCTCTCCAGGTTCCCACCCCCCTGGCATCTCACAAGGTGGAAATTCTTCCTGAGCCTAATGGCACGGTCCTGTCTGAGAATTTGGAACCAGAGTTGGAGTCGAGCCTGGAGcttgcccctctccctcccccggcTTGTCCCTCTGAATCCCCCATGCCCATTGCTCCAACTGCCCAACCTGAGGAACTGCTCAACGGAGCCCCCTCGCCACCAGCTGTGGACTTAAGCCCAGTCAGTGAACCAGAGGAGCAGGCCAAGGACGCTACAGCATTGGTGGCTCCCCCCACCATCCTTTCTGCCACTCCAGCTGTGGCCCCTCCAGCTGCTTCCCCTGCTCAAGAGGAGGacatggaggaagaggaagaagaggaagaggaaggagaagctgagggtgagaagggaggagaggaaccGCTCCCTCTAGAGAGCACCCCTGTCCCAGCCCACCTGTCCCAGAATTTGGAGGTGGCATCAGTCACCCAAG tGGCAGTATCTGTGCCAAAGAGGAGACGGAAAATTAAGGAGCTCAATAAGAAGGAGGCTGTAGGAGACCTTCTGGATGCCTTCAAGGAG GTGAACCCAGGAGTATCAGAGGTAGAAAATCAGCCTCCTGTAGGCAACAATCCCAGCCCAGAGCCTGAGGGCAGCAGTGTGCCCCCGCGACCTGAGGAAGCAGACGAGACCTGGGACTCAAAGGAAGACAAGATTCAAAATGCTGAGAACATCCAGCCGGGGGAACAGAAGTATGAATATAAGTCAG ATCAGTGGAAGCCTCTAAACCTTGAGGAGAAAAAGCGTTATGACCGTGAGTTCCTGCTTGGCTTTCAGTTCATCTTTGCCAGTATGCAGAAGCCGGAGGGATTGCCCCATATCAGTGATGTGGTGTTGGATAAG GCCAATAAAACACCATTGCGGCCACTGGATCCCAGTAGACTTCAAGGCATAAATTGTGGCCCAGACTTCACTCCGTCCTTTGCCAACCTTGGCCGACCAGCCCTTAGCAGCCGTGGGCCCCCGAGGGGTGGGCCAGGTGGGGAGCTGCCCCGAGGGCCG CAGGCTGGTCTGGGACCCCGGCGATCTCAGCAGGGCCCCCGAAAGGAACCACGCAAGATCATTGCCACAGTGTCAATGACCGAAGATATAAAGCTGAACAAAGCAGAGAAGGCCTGGAAACCCAGTAGCAAGCGGGCAGTGGCTGAGAAGGACCGAGGGGAGGAGGACGCTGATGGCAGCAAAACCCAG gaCCTGTTCCGCAGGGTGCGCTCCATCCTGAATAAGCTGACACCCCAGATGTTCCAGCAGCTGATGAAGCAGGTGACGCAGCTAGCCATCGACACCGAGGAACGCCTCAAAGGGGTCATTGACCTCATCTTTGAGAAGGCCATTTCAGAACCGAACTTCTCCGTGGCCTATGCCAACATGTGCCGCTGCCTCATGGCG CTGAAAGTGCCCACTACAGAAAAGCCAACAGTGACTGTGAACTTCCGAAAACTGTTGTTAAATCGATGTCAGAAGGAGtttgaaaaagacaaagatgatgATGAGGTTTTTGAGAAGAAGCAAAAGGAGATGGATGAAGCTGCTACG GCAGAGGAACGGGGACGCCTGAAGGAAGAGCTGGAAGAGGCTCGAGACATAGCCCGGCGGCGCTCTTTAGGGAATATCAAGTTTATCGGGGAGTTGTTCAAGCTGAAGATGTTAACAGAGGCAATCATGCACGACTGTGTGGTTAAACTACTTAAGAACCATGATGAAGAGTCCCTCGAATGCCTTTGCCGTCTGCTCACCACCATTGGCAAAGACCTGGACTTTGAAAAGGCCAAG CCCCGAATGGATCAGTATTTCAACCAGATGGAAAAAATCATTAAGGAAAAGAAGACTTCATCCCGAATCCGCTTTATGCTGCAAGACGTGCTGGATCTGCGACGG AGCAATTGGGTGCCGCGTCGAGGGGACCAGGGTCCCAAGACGATTGACCAAATCCACAAGGAAGCTGAGCTGGAGGAGCATCGGGAGCACATAAAAGTGCAGCAGTTAATGGCCAAGGGCAGCGACAAGCGTCGGGGTGGCCCTCCAGGCCCACCCATCA GCCGTGGCCTTCCACTTGTGGATGATGGTGGCTGGAACACAGTGCCCATCAGCAAGGGCAGCCGCCCTATTGACACCTCACGACTCACTAAGATCACgaag cCTGGCTCCATTGATTCTAACAACCAGCTGTTTGCACCTGGAGGGCGATTGAGCTGGGGCAAGGGAAGCAGTGGAGGCTCAGGAGCCAAGCCCTCCGATGCAG CATCAGAAGCTGCTCGTCCAGCTACTAGTACCTTGAATCGCTTCTCAGCCCTTCAACAAGCAGTACCTACAGAAAGCACAGATAACAGACGTGTGATACAGAG GAGTAGCTTGAGCCGGGAACGAGGTGAGAAAGCTGGGGACCGGGGAGACCGCCTAGAGCGGAGTGAACGGGGAGGTGACCGTGGTGACCGGCTTGATCGCGCACGGACACCCGCCACCAAGCGGAGCTTCAGCAAGGAAGTGGAGGAGCGGAGTAGAGAGCGGCCTTCTCAGCCTGAGGGACTGCGCAAGGCAGCTAGCCTCACGGAGGATCGGGACCGCGGGCGGGATGCTG TGAAGCGAGAAGCCGCCCTGCCCCCTGTGAGTCCCCCGAGGGCTGCGCTCTCTGAAGAGGAGCTGGAGAAGAAATCCAGGGCCATCATTGAGGAATACCTCCATCTCAATGACATGAAG GAGGCGGTTCAGTGCGTGCAGGAGCTGGCCTCGCCCTCGCTGCTCTTCATCTTTGTGCGGCACGGCATCGAGTCCACACTGGAGCGCAGCGCCATTGCCCGTGAGCACATGGGGCGACTGCTGCACCagctgctctgtgctgggcacctcTCCACTGCCCAGTACTACCAAGG GCTATATGAAATCCTGGAATTGGCTGAAGACATGGAAATTGACATCCCTCATGTGTGGCTCTACCTAGCAGAACTGGTAACGCCCATTCTGCATGAAGGTGGGGTGCCCATGGGGGAGCTGTTCAG GGAGATTACAAAACCTCTGAGACCCCTGGGCAAAGCTGCTTCCCTGTTGCTGGAGATCCTGGGGCTCCTATGCAAAAGCATG GGTCCCAAGAAGGTCGGGACGCTGTGGCGAGAGGCTGGACTCAGCTGGAAGGAATTTTTACCTGAAGGCCAGGATGTCAGTGCCTTTGTCACTGCGCAG AAGGTGGAGTATACCTTGGGAGAGGAGTCAGAAGCCCCTGGCCAGAGGTTGCTGTCCTCTGAGGAGCTGAGCAAGCAGCTGGAGAAGCTGCTGAAGGAGGGCAGCAGTAACCAGCGGGTGTTTGACTGGATAGAG GCCAACGTGAATGAGCAGCAGGTAGCATCCAACACGTTAGTTCGAGCTCTCATGACAACGGTCTGCTATTCTGCAATTATCT TTGAGACTCCTCTCCGAGTGGATGTTGCAGTGCTGAAAGCGCGAGCGAAACTGCTACAGAAGTACCTGTGTGACGAGCAGAAGGAGCTGCAGGCGCTCTATGCCCTCCAGGCCCTTGTAGTGACCTTAGAACAGCCCCCCA